A stretch of the uncultured Trichococcus sp. genome encodes the following:
- a CDS encoding DUF3784 domain-containing protein, which yields MIFFFPTVMLLIVGWLIKYKKVTWLISGYNLAPREEKQQYDIEKLCKYMGNFIFILASIFFVMAITSLLFNKYVDTITRFGFGVLIIVTVSGIVYLNTNNRVKK from the coding sequence ATGATATTTTTTTTCCCGACAGTTATGCTTTTGATAGTTGGCTGGCTGATAAAATACAAAAAAGTAACATGGCTGATTTCAGGATATAATCTAGCTCCCAGAGAAGAAAAACAGCAATACGACATTGAAAAGCTATGCAAATATATGGGTAATTTTATATTCATATTGGCAAGCATATTTTTTGTGATGGCAATTACAAGCCTTTTATTCAACAAATATGTTGACACGATTACAAGGTTTGGTTTTGGAGTATTGATCATTGTCACAGTATCTGGAATTGTATATTTAAATACAAATAATAGGGTGAAAAAGTAA
- a CDS encoding NUDIX domain-containing protein translates to MKSEKSCGAIVLSPDNTNRKVLLIKHENGGHWAFPKGHVEEGETEVETALREIKEETGLNADLSTAFRKSVSYSPAPGVMKEVVYFIAFAHTETIEKQDAEVTDFAWMPFNEALQAITYDNDKNILQSAIDFIEGMKN, encoded by the coding sequence ATGAAATCAGAGAAATCATGCGGAGCCATCGTGCTCTCCCCAGACAACACGAACCGAAAAGTATTATTGATCAAACATGAGAACGGCGGCCATTGGGCATTCCCGAAAGGCCACGTCGAGGAAGGCGAAACGGAAGTCGAAACAGCATTGAGGGAAATCAAGGAAGAAACCGGCCTGAACGCTGACCTCAGCACCGCTTTCCGGAAATCCGTCAGCTACTCCCCGGCTCCCGGCGTCATGAAAGAAGTCGTCTACTTCATCGCTTTCGCTCACACGGAAACGATCGAAAAACAGGATGCCGAAGTCACCGACTTCGCCTGGATGCCGTTCAACGAAGCTTTGCAGGCCATCACCTACGACAACGACAAAAACATCCTGCAGTCCGCCATCGATTTCATTGAAGGCATGAAAAACTAA
- a CDS encoding DEAD/DEAH box helicase — translation MQAFDSLSRDIQQYIYDKGWPSLTRIQNAAIKQVVNTDHNLILSAPTASGKTEAAFIPALNSVEDWETGLKVLYISPLKALINDQFQRISELSEYLDIPITRWHGEVSQAQKKKVVNQPKGVLLITPESIEGMLVNRPGEAQHLFKGVEWIIIDELHSFLGTERGVHLQSLLQRISQFMQAPRFIAMSATLNKKDFGYAKAFFGSQRDTDILVDRDKNDLLITIDYTSGEAGPFVARESLAAIYQYSKTETMLIFPNSRNRVEEITHKLDKMAKKENAPIRYFAHHSSVDKLLREEVEFFAKNNEDQLFTITCTSTLELGIDIGSVDSVVQYGSPPSTSSLSQRLGRSGRRTHQSILHIVEDDSWEMLQTYAALDLLERGELDATEMIETPYNALAHQVMAVLFQKVSMPMLQLLQLNKTFPVWRAIPDEDLAVLIDYMVEKDFIEIMDDEAIVGLEGERLLRSRDFYALFFTTSDFSVHYQHERIGSLPFTPEIQIESKILLAGRVWIVKDIDAKAKRIMVEMTKEGRPPKFISDEGFVSNEVRENMEKLLRTGEYLNLNNDKITRDFDFLKSALYYDDGNYWYEDNQTSIGIVTFRGTKFNIALLLLIKSIAAEGEKYQLHDKHSLITGPDIKRMVERLAGGDVSLDTVIVYLEKNEKAIEELTAHQKFMQLVPKALKIKWILNNFFSV, via the coding sequence ATGCAGGCATTCGATAGTCTCAGCCGGGATATCCAGCAGTACATCTATGATAAAGGCTGGCCAAGCTTAACGCGCATCCAAAATGCAGCCATCAAACAGGTTGTCAATACCGATCACAACCTGATTCTGTCCGCTCCGACGGCATCCGGGAAAACGGAAGCGGCATTCATCCCGGCGCTGAACAGTGTGGAAGATTGGGAAACGGGGCTGAAGGTGCTGTACATCTCTCCTTTGAAAGCACTGATCAATGATCAATTCCAGCGCATCAGCGAACTCAGTGAGTATCTGGATATTCCGATTACGCGCTGGCATGGTGAAGTATCCCAGGCGCAGAAAAAGAAAGTTGTCAATCAACCGAAAGGGGTTCTATTGATCACGCCGGAATCGATTGAGGGCATGCTGGTGAATCGTCCTGGCGAAGCGCAGCACCTCTTTAAAGGGGTGGAGTGGATCATCATCGATGAACTGCACAGTTTCCTGGGGACGGAACGGGGTGTTCATTTGCAATCGTTGCTGCAACGAATCAGCCAATTCATGCAAGCGCCACGTTTCATCGCGATGAGTGCAACCTTAAACAAGAAGGATTTCGGTTATGCGAAAGCCTTCTTCGGCAGCCAGCGGGATACGGATATTCTCGTGGATCGCGATAAAAATGATCTGCTCATCACGATAGACTACACGAGTGGTGAGGCAGGCCCATTCGTTGCAAGAGAATCCCTGGCAGCGATCTATCAGTATTCCAAAACGGAAACGATGCTGATTTTTCCGAATTCCCGCAATCGGGTGGAAGAAATCACCCATAAATTGGATAAGATGGCAAAAAAGGAGAACGCGCCCATCCGCTATTTTGCCCATCATTCATCGGTGGACAAACTTCTGCGTGAAGAAGTGGAATTTTTTGCCAAAAACAACGAGGATCAGCTGTTCACGATCACCTGCACCTCCACTTTGGAATTGGGAATAGACATCGGATCTGTGGACAGCGTGGTGCAGTACGGCTCCCCGCCGTCCACGTCTTCGCTCAGCCAAAGACTGGGGCGCAGTGGCCGGAGAACCCACCAAAGCATCCTGCATATTGTAGAAGATGACTCCTGGGAAATGCTTCAGACCTATGCCGCACTGGATCTGCTGGAACGCGGTGAATTGGATGCCACGGAAATGATCGAGACACCCTACAATGCGTTGGCGCATCAAGTGATGGCGGTTCTCTTCCAAAAGGTCAGTATGCCGATGCTGCAATTGCTGCAGCTTAATAAAACCTTTCCGGTCTGGAGAGCGATTCCGGATGAAGATTTGGCGGTATTGATCGACTACATGGTGGAAAAGGATTTTATCGAAATCATGGATGATGAGGCGATTGTCGGCTTGGAGGGGGAACGACTGCTGCGTTCCAGGGATTTCTACGCGCTGTTTTTCACGACCAGTGATTTTTCTGTCCATTACCAGCACGAGCGCATCGGCAGCCTGCCGTTCACGCCAGAAATCCAAATCGAAAGCAAAATTCTGTTGGCGGGCAGGGTGTGGATCGTGAAAGATATCGATGCCAAAGCCAAGCGAATCATGGTGGAAATGACAAAAGAAGGAAGGCCGCCGAAATTCATCAGCGACGAAGGCTTTGTCTCCAACGAAGTGCGCGAAAATATGGAAAAGCTCTTGCGGACAGGGGAGTATCTGAACCTGAACAATGACAAAATCACGCGTGATTTTGATTTTCTGAAGAGTGCACTCTACTACGATGACGGGAACTATTGGTATGAGGACAATCAGACGAGTATAGGCATCGTGACATTCAGGGGGACCAAATTCAACATCGCGTTGTTGCTTCTAATCAAGAGCATTGCGGCTGAGGGTGAAAAATATCAATTGCATGACAAGCACTCCTTGATAACGGGTCCCGACATAAAAAGAATGGTGGAACGACTTGCTGGAGGGGATGTTTCTTTGGACACTGTCATAGTGTATCTGGAGAAAAACGAGAAGGCCATCGAAGAGTTGACGGCCCATCAAAAATTCATGCAATTGGTTCCCAAAGCCTTGAAAATCAAGTGGATCTTGAACAATTTCTTTTCGGTTTGA
- a CDS encoding nucleobase:cation symporter-2 family protein, translating into MEEKVHTGLTYGVEDKPDLGTTIVLGFQNVITAFGGLVAVPLIIAGIAGFGVEDTAYMVSAALLASGIVSIIQSKGFGPKWFRVGAGLPTIMGTDFAFVAPAASVIGAGGITAYFGGTMLGALLEVGLSYFVKPLLKFFPPVVTGSVISLMGMTLMSVAMGWAGGGFGSEDFGNPMNIGIAVLVFLIIALINHYGPSRIAPAAVLIGAAIGYVVCIPLGMVDFGQVVAAEWFALPQFFKFGVPDFKLEYAIPFVSGYLVTVIETVGVMQTLGAVTETKLTDERIAAGVRADGFGSFIAPFIGSGPAATFSQNAGLIPLTRNASRKVAIMGGIIMIVMSLFPKFATLISIMPQPVLGGAGILMFGTVAAAGVQSLSRVEFNNRNMIIVASALGVGLGVSFVPDTVAQLPGILSGLFSSGISAGTIVALVLNIILKEKA; encoded by the coding sequence ATGGAAGAGAAAGTACATACAGGCCTGACCTACGGTGTGGAAGACAAACCGGATTTAGGCACAACAATCGTTTTAGGGTTTCAGAACGTCATCACCGCTTTCGGTGGTTTAGTGGCAGTTCCGCTTATCATTGCCGGAATCGCAGGTTTCGGGGTTGAGGATACTGCTTATATGGTCAGCGCGGCGCTTTTGGCTTCGGGCATCGTTTCGATCATTCAATCAAAAGGTTTCGGTCCGAAGTGGTTCCGTGTCGGTGCAGGCTTGCCGACGATCATGGGAACGGACTTTGCTTTTGTGGCACCGGCTGCTTCCGTCATCGGTGCGGGCGGCATCACTGCCTACTTCGGCGGTACGATGTTGGGTGCTTTGTTGGAAGTTGGTTTGAGTTATTTCGTAAAACCATTATTGAAATTTTTCCCGCCGGTCGTTACCGGATCGGTTATCTCCTTGATGGGGATGACGCTAATGTCCGTTGCGATGGGCTGGGCAGGCGGCGGTTTCGGGTCTGAGGATTTCGGTAATCCGATGAATATCGGTATCGCAGTGCTCGTGTTCCTGATTATCGCTTTGATCAACCATTACGGACCAAGCAGAATCGCGCCAGCCGCTGTTCTGATCGGTGCCGCAATCGGTTATGTCGTCTGCATTCCGTTGGGGATGGTCGACTTCGGCCAAGTTGTTGCCGCTGAATGGTTTGCCTTACCCCAATTCTTCAAATTCGGCGTACCTGATTTCAAGCTTGAGTACGCGATTCCATTTGTTTCTGGATATCTCGTAACCGTCATTGAAACAGTCGGCGTTATGCAGACGCTTGGTGCTGTTACGGAAACGAAACTGACGGATGAAAGAATAGCTGCCGGCGTCCGCGCGGATGGTTTCGGTTCGTTCATCGCGCCTTTCATCGGTTCCGGTCCTGCCGCAACCTTCAGCCAAAATGCCGGATTGATTCCGTTGACCCGCAATGCTTCCCGTAAAGTCGCTATCATGGGCGGTATCATCATGATCGTGATGAGCCTTTTCCCTAAATTCGCTACACTGATTTCAATCATGCCGCAACCTGTATTGGGTGGTGCCGGCATCTTGATGTTCGGTACGGTTGCTGCGGCCGGTGTGCAATCACTGTCCCGTGTTGAATTCAACAACCGCAACATGATCATCGTCGCTTCTGCCTTGGGTGTCGGTCTGGGTGTTTCCTTTGTGCCGGATACAGTGGCGCAATTGCCAGGCATCTTGAGCGGATTGTTCTCTTCCGGTATCTCGGCAGGTACAATCGTTGCGTTGGTGTTGAACATCATTTTGAAAGAAAAAGCCTAA
- a CDS encoding GntR family transcriptional regulator: MQKYVIISNDIRNKIVKGEYVANQQIPFEKDMCIHYNASKMTVKKALDILVAEGLVIKRRGSGTFVKDLNLEEIERVTMANQFRGTTALNAGKKVHSKILNFSIVKVPEEAAKKLNISAGSFVYDIYRVRYVEGEPTVMEKIYMPIDLIPNIKDKNVTGSIYEYIENELKLNIQSAHRTVSVRKATDFEAEELGLEKGDPVAVAEQIGYFDTGNAFEFSTSVHRYDKFAVEIVLARN; this comes from the coding sequence ATGCAAAAATATGTCATCATATCCAATGATATCCGGAACAAAATCGTAAAAGGGGAGTACGTGGCCAATCAACAGATACCTTTCGAAAAAGATATGTGCATTCATTACAACGCAAGTAAAATGACGGTCAAAAAAGCATTGGATATTCTGGTTGCGGAAGGCCTGGTCATCAAGAGGAGAGGCTCCGGTACTTTTGTTAAGGATCTGAACTTGGAAGAAATCGAGCGTGTTACGATGGCGAATCAATTCCGCGGCACGACTGCGCTCAATGCAGGGAAGAAGGTCCACAGCAAAATACTTAATTTTTCAATCGTGAAGGTACCGGAAGAAGCAGCGAAAAAGCTGAATATTTCAGCGGGCAGTTTTGTATACGACATTTATCGGGTACGCTATGTGGAGGGCGAGCCCACCGTGATGGAAAAAATCTACATGCCGATTGATTTGATACCGAACATCAAGGATAAAAATGTCACAGGCTCGATCTATGAGTATATCGAGAACGAGCTAAAGTTGAACATTCAGAGTGCGCACAGGACGGTTTCTGTCCGCAAAGCGACTGATTTTGAAGCGGAGGAGCTTGGACTGGAAAAGGGTGATCCTGTGGCGGTAGCCGAGCAAATCGGCTATTTCGATACCGGAAATGCGTTTGAATTCTCCACCTCTGTCCATCGCTACGATAAGTTTGCCGTCGAAATCGTTTTGGCGCGCAATTGA